From Macaca fascicularis isolate 582-1 chromosome 14, T2T-MFA8v1.1, a single genomic window includes:
- the MTCH2 gene encoding mitochondrial carrier homolog 2 isoform X2, with protein sequence MADAASQVLLGSGLTILSQPLMYVKVLIQVGYEPLPPTIGRNIFGRQVCQLPGLFSYAQHIASIDGRRGLFTGLTPRLCSGVLGTVVHGKVLQELGPGNVQKEVSSSFDRVIKETTREMIARSAATLITHPFHVITLRSMVQFIGRESKYCGLCDSIVTIYREEGILGFFAGLVPRLLGDILSLWLCNSLAYLVNTYALDSGVSTMNEMKSYSQAVTGFFASMLTYPFVLVSNLMAVNNCGLAGGCPPYSPIYTSWIDCWCMLQKEGNMSRGNSLFFRKVPFGKTYCCDLKMLI encoded by the exons ATGGCGGACGCGGCCAGTCAGGTGCTCCTGGGCTCCGGTCTCACCATCCTGTCCCAGCCGCTTATGTACGTGAAAGTGCTCATCCAG GTGGGTTATGAGCCTCTTCCTCCAACAATAGGACGAAATATTTTTGGGCGGCAAGTGTGTCAGCTTCCTGGACTCTTTAGTTATG CTCAGCACATTGCCAGTATCGATGGGAGGCGTGGGTTGTTCACAGGCTTAACTCCAAGACTGTGTTCGGGAGTCCTTGGAACTGTGGTCCATGGTAAAGTTTTACAG GAGTTAGGACCTGGAAATGTACAGAAAGAAGTCTCATCTTCCTTTGACCGCGTTATCAAGGAG ACAACTCGAGAGATGATCGCTCGTTCTGCTGCTACCCTCATCACACATCCCTTCCATG TGATCACTCTGAGATCTATGGTACAGTTCATTGGCAGAGAATCCAAGTACTG TGGACTTTGTGATTCCATAGTAACCATCTATCGGGAAGAGGGCATTCTAGGATTTTTCGC GGGTCTTGTTCCTCGCCTTCTAGGTGACATCCTTTCTTTGTGGCTGTGTAACTCACTGGCCTACCTCGTCAATACCTATGCACTGGACAGTGGG GTTTCTAccatgaatgaaatgaagagttATTCTCAAGCTGTCACAGGA tttTTTGCGAGTATGTTGACCTATCCCTTTGTGCTTGTCTCCAATCTTATGGCTGTCAACAACTGTGG tcttGCTGGTGGATGCCCTCCTTACTCCCCAATATATACGTCTTGGATAGATTGTTGGTGCATGCTACAAAaagag ggGAATATGAGCCGAGGAAATAGCTTGTTTTTCCGGAAGGTCCCCTTTGGGAAGACTTATTGTTGTGACCTGAAAATGTTAATTTGA
- the MTCH2 gene encoding mitochondrial carrier homolog 2 isoform X3, with the protein MADAASQVLLGSGLTILSQPLMYVKVLIQVGYEPLPPTIGRNIFGRQVCQLPGLFSYAQHIASIDGRRGLFTGLTPRLCSGVLGTVVHGKVLQHYQESDKGEELGPGNVQKEVSSSFDRVIKETTREMIARSAATLITHPFHVITLRSMVQFIGRESKYCGLCDSIVTIYREEGILGFFAGLVPRLLGDILSLWLCNSLAYLVNTYALDSGVSTMNEMKSYSQAVTGFFASMLTYPFVLVSNLMAVNNCGGI; encoded by the exons ATGGCGGACGCGGCCAGTCAGGTGCTCCTGGGCTCCGGTCTCACCATCCTGTCCCAGCCGCTTATGTACGTGAAAGTGCTCATCCAG GTGGGTTATGAGCCTCTTCCTCCAACAATAGGACGAAATATTTTTGGGCGGCAAGTGTGTCAGCTTCCTGGACTCTTTAGTTATG CTCAGCACATTGCCAGTATCGATGGGAGGCGTGGGTTGTTCACAGGCTTAACTCCAAGACTGTGTTCGGGAGTCCTTGGAACTGTGGTCCATGGTAAAGTTTTACAG caTTACCAGGAGAGTGACAAGGGTGAG GAGTTAGGACCTGGAAATGTACAGAAAGAAGTCTCATCTTCCTTTGACCGCGTTATCAAGGAG ACAACTCGAGAGATGATCGCTCGTTCTGCTGCTACCCTCATCACACATCCCTTCCATG TGATCACTCTGAGATCTATGGTACAGTTCATTGGCAGAGAATCCAAGTACTG TGGACTTTGTGATTCCATAGTAACCATCTATCGGGAAGAGGGCATTCTAGGATTTTTCGC GGGTCTTGTTCCTCGCCTTCTAGGTGACATCCTTTCTTTGTGGCTGTGTAACTCACTGGCCTACCTCGTCAATACCTATGCACTGGACAGTGGG GTTTCTAccatgaatgaaatgaagagttATTCTCAAGCTGTCACAGGA tttTTTGCGAGTATGTTGACCTATCCCTTTGTGCTTGTCTCCAATCTTATGGCTGTCAACAACTGTGG ggGAATATGA
- the MTCH2 gene encoding mitochondrial carrier homolog 2 isoform X1, whose translation MADAASQVLLGSGLTILSQPLMYVKVLIQVGYEPLPPTIGRNIFGRQVCQLPGLFSYAQHIASIDGRRGLFTGLTPRLCSGVLGTVVHGKVLQHYQESDKGEELGPGNVQKEVSSSFDRVIKETTREMIARSAATLITHPFHVITLRSMVQFIGRESKYCGLCDSIVTIYREEGILGFFAGLVPRLLGDILSLWLCNSLAYLVNTYALDSGVSTMNEMKSYSQAVTGFFASMLTYPFVLVSNLMAVNNCGLAGGCPPYSPIYTSWIDCWCMLQKEGNMSRGNSLFFRKVPFGKTYCCDLKMLI comes from the exons ATGGCGGACGCGGCCAGTCAGGTGCTCCTGGGCTCCGGTCTCACCATCCTGTCCCAGCCGCTTATGTACGTGAAAGTGCTCATCCAG GTGGGTTATGAGCCTCTTCCTCCAACAATAGGACGAAATATTTTTGGGCGGCAAGTGTGTCAGCTTCCTGGACTCTTTAGTTATG CTCAGCACATTGCCAGTATCGATGGGAGGCGTGGGTTGTTCACAGGCTTAACTCCAAGACTGTGTTCGGGAGTCCTTGGAACTGTGGTCCATGGTAAAGTTTTACAG caTTACCAGGAGAGTGACAAGGGTGAG GAGTTAGGACCTGGAAATGTACAGAAAGAAGTCTCATCTTCCTTTGACCGCGTTATCAAGGAG ACAACTCGAGAGATGATCGCTCGTTCTGCTGCTACCCTCATCACACATCCCTTCCATG TGATCACTCTGAGATCTATGGTACAGTTCATTGGCAGAGAATCCAAGTACTG TGGACTTTGTGATTCCATAGTAACCATCTATCGGGAAGAGGGCATTCTAGGATTTTTCGC GGGTCTTGTTCCTCGCCTTCTAGGTGACATCCTTTCTTTGTGGCTGTGTAACTCACTGGCCTACCTCGTCAATACCTATGCACTGGACAGTGGG GTTTCTAccatgaatgaaatgaagagttATTCTCAAGCTGTCACAGGA tttTTTGCGAGTATGTTGACCTATCCCTTTGTGCTTGTCTCCAATCTTATGGCTGTCAACAACTGTGG tcttGCTGGTGGATGCCCTCCTTACTCCCCAATATATACGTCTTGGATAGATTGTTGGTGCATGCTACAAAaagag ggGAATATGAGCCGAGGAAATAGCTTGTTTTTCCGGAAGGTCCCCTTTGGGAAGACTTATTGTTGTGACCTGAAAATGTTAATTTGA
- the MTCH2 gene encoding mitochondrial carrier homolog 2 isoform X4 produces MADAASQVLLGSGLTILSQPLMYVKVLIQVGYEPLPPTIGRNIFGRQVCQLPGLFSYAQHIASIDGRRGLFTGLTPRLCSGVLGTVVHGKVLQELGPGNVQKEVSSSFDRVIKETTREMIARSAATLITHPFHVITLRSMVQFIGRESKYCGLCDSIVTIYREEGILGFFAGLVPRLLGDILSLWLCNSLAYLVNTYALDSGVSTMNEMKSYSQAVTGFFASMLTYPFVLVSNLMAVNNCGGI; encoded by the exons ATGGCGGACGCGGCCAGTCAGGTGCTCCTGGGCTCCGGTCTCACCATCCTGTCCCAGCCGCTTATGTACGTGAAAGTGCTCATCCAG GTGGGTTATGAGCCTCTTCCTCCAACAATAGGACGAAATATTTTTGGGCGGCAAGTGTGTCAGCTTCCTGGACTCTTTAGTTATG CTCAGCACATTGCCAGTATCGATGGGAGGCGTGGGTTGTTCACAGGCTTAACTCCAAGACTGTGTTCGGGAGTCCTTGGAACTGTGGTCCATGGTAAAGTTTTACAG GAGTTAGGACCTGGAAATGTACAGAAAGAAGTCTCATCTTCCTTTGACCGCGTTATCAAGGAG ACAACTCGAGAGATGATCGCTCGTTCTGCTGCTACCCTCATCACACATCCCTTCCATG TGATCACTCTGAGATCTATGGTACAGTTCATTGGCAGAGAATCCAAGTACTG TGGACTTTGTGATTCCATAGTAACCATCTATCGGGAAGAGGGCATTCTAGGATTTTTCGC GGGTCTTGTTCCTCGCCTTCTAGGTGACATCCTTTCTTTGTGGCTGTGTAACTCACTGGCCTACCTCGTCAATACCTATGCACTGGACAGTGGG GTTTCTAccatgaatgaaatgaagagttATTCTCAAGCTGTCACAGGA tttTTTGCGAGTATGTTGACCTATCCCTTTGTGCTTGTCTCCAATCTTATGGCTGTCAACAACTGTGG ggGAATATGA